The following coding sequences are from one Lolium rigidum isolate FL_2022 chromosome 6, APGP_CSIRO_Lrig_0.1, whole genome shotgun sequence window:
- the LOC124663466 gene encoding protein KRI1 homolog, which yields MKASPEKMNGDGKKKKALDILAGSEDDCDAPAEDNSKIQINEEYAEEDDESSDEDVATASRRIDRRMLQLITRIRSGDSAILQKNAKVYSSSSEDEDEAGAEGEPKEGKAKKERPLYLKDVNAQHLLEEGPEFAAQTGRGSKYDRIGYDERQREGLKEFFEAEKKAFADGDGEEDDLFTEKQTDGDGGESEEDEDEKRTEELVGEVFGKDEQLDENERFLKDYILNRPYLEPGSHNFSLDDIQKEEAEIEKWEEHEMKNCTKGYNYRHEEMAASEALVTGRVMGHPRHIEGSVRKKESSRKKQRKSKAERNAKAKQEQAEELKHLKNLKKKQIAEKLEKIRMIAGIEGGAACKLGADDLEEDFDPEDYDKKMREMFDDKYYGADEVDPGFGSGEDLDDKPDFDKEDKLLGLPEEWALDAKEGSAASGDKSISEKKKKSKNKELADGDGAGEKRKRKISLKDRLEIEKEFDEYYKLDYEDTIGDLKTRFKYRQVQPNSYGLNTYEILQADDRDLNQYVSIKKLAPYREDEWHVTHHQKKNKDAILGGHKIQGKKVKAHKKSKSGEGPISEKTRKDKLTSNEETSAKTRSEGKKVKTGKRSRSEEDTSSEEPGRDKQTSGQEETNAKEKSTRSKRRNRRRKELHISPNRRNAYGI from the coding sequence ATGAAGGCGTCGCCGGAGAAGATGAATGGGgacgggaagaagaagaaggcgttggACATCCTCGCGGGCTCCGAGGACGACTGCGATGCGCCCGCTGAGGACAACTCGAAGATCCAGATCAACGAGGAATACGCCGAAGAAGACGATGAGTCTTCTGACGaggacgtcgccaccgcctcccgccgcatcgaccgccgcatgctccagctcatCACCCGCATCCGCAGCGGCGACAGCGCCATCTTGCAGAAGAATGCGAAGGTGTACTCCTCCTCgtctgaggacgaggacgaggccgGTGCAGAGGGGGAGCCCAAGGAGGGGAAGGCCAAGAAGGAGCGGCCACTGTACCTCAAGGACGTGAACGCCCAGCACCTGCTCGAGGAGGGCCCGGAGTTCGCTGCGCAGACTGGCCGCGGCAGCAAGTACGACAGGATTGGGTACGACGAACGGCAGAGGGAGGGGCTCAAGGAGTTCTTTGAGGCAGAGAAGAAGGCATTCGCTGATGGTGATGGCGAGGAGGACGATTTGTTCACGGAGAAGCAGACTGATGGAGATGGTGGCGAgagcgaagaggatgaagatgagaagCGGACAGAGGAGCTGGTGGGTGAGGTTTTCGGGAAGGATGAGCAGCTCGATGAAAACGAGAGGTTCTTGAAGGATTACATACTCAATAGGCCATACCTTGAACCGGGGAGCCATAATTTCTCTTTAGATGATATACAGAAGGAAGAGGCCGAGATTGAAAAGTGGGAGGAGCATGAGATGAAAAATTGCACCAAAGGTTATAATTACCGGCATGAGGAGATGGCAGCTTCAGAGGCGCTAGTGACTGGTCGGGTAATGGGACATCCCCGCCATATTGAGGGCTCGGTGAGGAAGAAGGAGAGCAGCAGGAAGAAGCAGCGGAAGAGCAAAGCGGAGCGGAATGCAAAAGCCAAGCAGGAGCAGGCAGAGGAGCTGAAGCATCTCAAGAATTTGAAGAAGAAACAGATTGCTGAGAAGCTCGAGAAGATCCGGATGATTGCTGGAATTGAAGGGGGTGCTGCCTGCAAGCTTGGTGCAGATGACCTGGAGGAGGATTTTGATCCAGAGGATTATGACAAGAAAATGCGGGAGATGTTTGATGACAAGTACTATGGTGCTGATGAGGTTGATCCTGGGTTTGGAAGTGGGGAAGATTTGGATGACAAACCTGATTTTGACAAGGAAGACAAATTGCTTGGGCTACCTGAAGAGTGGGCTCTTGATGCTAAAGAAGGGTCTGCTGCTAGTGGTGACAAATCTAttagcgagaagaagaagaaaagtaaAAATAAGGAGCTTGCAGATGGTGATGGGGCCGgtgagaaaaggaaaaggaagatcTCTCTCAAGGACAGACTGGAGATTGAGAAGGAATTTGACGAGTACTATAAGCTAGACTATGAGGACACCATTGGAGATCTGAAAACTCGGTTCAAGTATAGGCAAGTTCAGCCGAACAGTTATGGCCTCAACACCTACGAGATACTGCAGGCAGATGATAGGGATTTGAACCAGTATGTTTCTATAAAGAAGCTTGCACCATATAGGGAGGATGAATGGCATGTGACTCATCATCAGAAGAAGAACAAAGATGCAATCCTTGGAGGACATAAGATACAAGGTAAGAAGGTCAAAGCTCATAAGAAATCTAAGTCTGGGGAAGGTCCTATTTCTGAAAAAACAAGGAAAGATAAGCTGACAAGTAATGAAGAAACATCTGCCAAGACAAGGTCAGAGGGCAAGAAGGTCAAGACTGGCAAGAGATCTAGGTCCGAGGAAGACACTAGTTCTGAAGAACCAGGGAGAGACAAACAGACAAGTGGACAAGAAGAAACaaatgccaaggaaaagtcaactaGAAGTAAACGGAGAAATCGCAGGAGGAAGGAGTTGCATATTTCTCCTAACAGGCGAAATGCATATGGGATATGA
- the LOC124661052 gene encoding 60S ribosomal protein L30: MAPTKKAKKSTENINNKLQLVMKSGKYTLGYRTVLKTLRSSKGKLIILANNCPPLRKSEIEYYAMLAKISVHHFHGNNVDLGTACGKYYRVGCLSIIDPGDSDIINTTTTTAQ, encoded by the exons ATGGCTCCCACCAAGAAGGCG AAGAAGAGCACGGAGAACATCAACAACAAGCTGCAGCTCGTGATGAAGAGCGGCAAGTACACGCTCGGGTACAGGACCGTCCTCAAGACGCTGCGCAGCTCCAAGG GGAAGCTGATTATCCTCGCAAACAACTGCCCTCCACTTAGGAAGTCCGAGATAGAGTACtacgccatgttggcaaaaattagCGTGCACCATTTCCATGGAA ACAATGTTGATCTTGGAACTGCCTGTGGAAAGTACTACCGGGTGGGCTGTCTCAGCATCATTGATCCTG GTGACTCTGACAtcatcaacaccaccaccaccactgcccaGTGA